In Chroicocephalus ridibundus chromosome 12, bChrRid1.1, whole genome shotgun sequence, a single genomic region encodes these proteins:
- the NRSN2 gene encoding neurensin-2, with amino-acid sequence MPARQPYCSCGRGPSMAQGKWYGVRSYLHLFYEDCTGASPDGDRDGSSPHGAWAPLIWKVSLSTGTLFLLVGAAALATGSLVPPKLEGIGEEEFVVLDVQAVRYNHALGTCRLVGLALCVAAGALGAIGLLSCALALRHPPEEEQQLSPILRGSPPLQPPAAFTTAGTVVPFGISHVHSIQPRWDT; translated from the exons ATGCCCGCCCGTCAGCCGTATTGCAGCTGTGGCCGTGGGCCTAGCATGGCGCAGGGGAAGTGGTACGGGGTCCGCTCCTACCTCCACCTCTTCTACGAGGACTGCACTGGGGCGAGCCctgacggggacagggatgggtccTCGCCGCATGGAGCCTGGGCCCCCCTTATCTGGAAG GTGAGCCTCTCCACGGGCACCCTGTTCTTGCTTGTGGgggccgcggcactggccacCGGCTCCCTGGTGCCCCCGAAGCTGGAGGGGATCGGGGAGGAGGAATTCGTGGTGCTGGACGTGCAGGCGGTGCGGTACAACCACGCGCTGGGGACATGCCGCCTGGTGGGCTTGGCACTGTGCGTGGCAGCCGGGGCACTGGGTGCCATCGGGCTCCTCTCCTGTGCACTGGCCCTGCGCCACCCCCcggaagaggagcagcagctctcGCCCATCCTGCGTGGCAGCCCCCCActgcagccccccgccgccttcACCACGGCGGGGACGGTGGTGCCCTTCGGCATCTCCCACGTTCACAGCATCCAGCCCCGGTGGGACACTTGA